One stretch of Passer domesticus isolate bPasDom1 chromosome 2, bPasDom1.hap1, whole genome shotgun sequence DNA includes these proteins:
- the LOC135293372 gene encoding organic solute transporter subunit alpha-like codes for MEGEANGTLHPSCGSSEPPYSEELLRSLDLPGRFLFATLTLMTLIAILVFIEEAVYIYRKIPSSKRSIIIWINAAAPVISTTSCIGMWVPRSTMFTDFTAGIFFSIVIHKFLMMMIKECGGQKVLLRRFENGHFTITTGPCCCCCLCLPRVPITRQTLFWLKLGTFQFAVFRPVLIFLSIVLWTNGNYVLYNLSPKGPALWISCFIGALTLFALWAVGIMFRKVRILLKCKNIIPKFALYQFIVILNHLQTTIINIFATQKIIPCAPPLSSTARGSYIAQQLLIMEMFLITVISRMVYRRKYHDLEPPECVAEEPGDKKQAPKIILNGAAVEDAVPKV; via the exons ATGGAGGGCGAGGCCAACGGGACCCTGCACCCGTCCTGCGGCTCCAGCGAGCCGCCCTACTCGGAGGAGCTTCTCCGGA gCCTTGACCTACCAGGGAGATTTCTCTTTGCAACCTTGACTCTGATGACGCTCATTGCCATTCTGGTGTTTATAGAGGAAGCAGTCTACATCTACAGGAAAATCCCCTCCTCCAAGAGATCGATCATAATTTGGATTAATGCTGCAGCTCCA GTGATCTCTACTACTTCATGCATTGGCATGTGGGTTCCTCGCTCAACAATGTTTACAGATTTCACAGCAGGAAT ATTTTTTTCCATAGTTATCCACAAGTTcctgatgatgatgattaaaGAGTGTGGAGGGCAGAAGGTGCTCCTCAGACGGTTTGAGAATGGTCACTTCACCATCACCACcggcccctgctgctgctgctgcctctgcctcccccGTGTGCCCATCACCAG gcAAACCCTCTTTTGGCTGAAGCTGGGCACCTTTCAGTTTGCTGTCTTTCGGCCTGTGCTCATATTTTTATCAATAGTGCTTTGGACTAATGGCAATTACGTTCTTTACAAT CTGTCTCCCAAAGGACCTGCGCTGTGGATCAGCTGCTTCATTGGTGCCCTCACCCTTTTTGCTCTGTGGGCAGTAGGAATCATGTTTCGAAAAGTTAGGATTCTCCTTAAGTGTAAGAACATTATCCCAAAGTTTGCTCTTTATCAG TTTATTGTCATTCTGAACCACCTGCAGACCACTATTATCAACATATTCGCTACACAAAAAATCATTCCCTGTGCTCCACCACTCTCCTCTACAGCAAGAGGATCAT acattgcccagcagctgctcatcATGGAAATGTTTCTGATAACTGTAATCTCCAGGATGGTCTATCGGAGAAAATACCACGACCTGGAGCCTCCAGAGTGTGTGGCTGAAGAACCTGGGGACAAGAAGCAGGCTCCTAAGATCATCCTGAATGGTGCAGCTGTTGAAGATGCAGTGCCAAAGGTTTAG